TCCGGTAATTCCGATTAACACACCCATTTCCGGCTGCAAGATAGGGGCAGATAAAACGATCGGGTTGCCGCTTGAAACAGGAATAGGAATGATTGTTGATAAGGATTCAATCGCACCATTTAGTACTGCCGTAATATGACTGCTTGACATAGCGTGACTCCTTTTTCTTAATAATTTTTTACTATATTCGACAGAAAACTTTGCAAACCCTTCGAAGTTGCGGAAGTTGTTTTAAAAAAATATGACGGTTGTCCCGAAAACAAAACAAAAGCACCCTCATCCACCTTTTCTGTGTGGAATGGGATGCTTTTTGAATTTGGCAAACCACTTCAAAATGTTTTCTTTGAATTTCTTCTATGGAACGGGTGATTTTTAATGATCACGACTCACAAGATTTACCATTGTGCGGGCCAATGCATGCCGATCTTCCGGAGAGCTTACTTCCCACATTTGCTTGAGCAGGCGCTCCTGGCTATTTTTCGGATCCACTTTGTCCGATAAGAAACCGCCAATCTGGTATGCTACATCGGCGATTTTATCGGTATTCATGCCCGCACTTTGGGCAGCTTCAACACGATTTCCCAAGAATTCTTTCCATTTATCAAAATTCTCAAGTACGTGTGCCATTGCTAATTCCTCCTTTGTATTATCGGGTTGTATCACTTGCTTATCAGTTACCCTTTTTTAATGTTCCAATCGGTGTGTAATCATATGCAAGTTTTCAGAGATTCTTCTTGCACTTGTCCTTTTTTTACGTTGTATGCATATACATGTCCTGATGACGAAGTTTAGATAATACAACAGAAACGGATGTTACCAAAAATGATGGGAGGACAGAAGTATGCGCAAAATGATCGGAAACCGCAGGGCATACCCGTTAAAATCCGTCTTGTATGTAATTCTTGGCTTGGCAATGGTTCTATATGCAATTCCAAAGCTGCCTGCAATTTCTTTATCCGTAAGCGGTATATTTACAGTCGTATGGCTGCTGTTTTCATTTTTGTTTATTGGGGCAAATTTATATTACGTATATGGTGTAGACAAAGAAGCAAAACATGAGGCAGAGCCGGCACAACGTTCGCAGACGGAACATCAGAGAAAATTGCTCATGCATGAATAGACGCTTGAGTGTCTTGATTTCACGAGCTTTCACGGATCTTGGAATTTTGAAACAAATCTTTATAATAAAAGTAGCAAAGGCTGTTCATGGAATGGCCTTTTTTATTCACCACTTTTTGTACGAAAATAATATTTTCATGTGATGCGGTGGCTGAAAGGCCACGTAAGTTTTGAACACGCACTTTTGAACACGCACTTTAAAATTGGGAGATGAATCCGTGTTTACGCATTTGCATGTGCATTCCGCCTATAGTTTATTGAATAGCACAATACGAATACCAGAGTTAATTGCTGAAACAAAGCGGCTGGGGATGCAGGCGGTCGCATTGACGGACACGTCCGTGATGTACGGTGCGGTTGAATTTTATATACAGGCAAAAGAGGCTGGATTGCAGCCGATTCTTGGATGTGAACTGCAAACGGCAGATGCAAGCGTATCGTCATCCAAACACTTGCATGCACTTGTAGTGCTTGCAGAGACGTATCAAGGGTATCAGAATCTGTTGCGTCTGGTAAGCAAAAGCCAATGCTCGGCCAAATTCGGGATCCCGCAACTTTCTTTCGACGATTTTGCTGCTTGTGCAAAAGGATGCATAGTTCTTACGGGCGGAAGACGCGGACGTTTGGCACAACTGCTCGCAAGCAATCACGTACAGGAAGCAAAAGAGTGGTTGGGAAAAATCGTGCAAGCTGCAGGAACAAAAAATGTATATGTACAAATCGAAGATTTTGGGGTGCAGGGGGAAGTTGATTGGGTTTTGCAAGCGGTCGCTCTTGCAAAGGAGTTCGGTTTATCTGTAGCAGCGACAAATGACGTCCATTATTTAGCGCAAGAGGATGCATATTTGCACGATGTAGTACATGCGATTCGCACCGGCGAGACATTGCCATCTCATGCAGCGCCACATGTGCTGGAGACGGATCAGGCGTATTTAAAAAGTGCAGAATCGATGACTGAGCGGTTTGCCTGGATACCGACTGCGATTGCCGCGACAATGGAAATTGCCGAGCGCTGCAAAGCATTCGCGCTGCCAATCGGGCAGACGATTTTCCCTAAATTCCCGGTTCCCAAAGATTTGCCTGCGATTGATTATTTAAAGCGGCTGTGCTTGCTTGGCGCGCAAAATCGGTATGGCAACGAGCTGCAAGAACACGTGATCGAGCGTTTAAAATACGAACTTGAAATTATTGAGAGAATGGGATTTGCCGATTATTTTCTCGTTGTGTTTGATTTCATGCGTTTTGCACATGAAAACGGGATTGTTACTGGCCCGGGCAGAGGATCGGCCGCCGGCAGTCTGGTTGCGTATGTCCTGCAGATTACAGACGTTGACCCGCTTCGGTATGGTCTCTTGTTCCAAAGGTTTCTCAATCCGGAACGAATTAGTTGGCCGGATATCGATATCGATTTTGAGTACGAGCGTCGACATGAAGTAATTCAATACGTAGTGGATCGTTATGGAAGTGACCGGGTTGCCCAGATTGTCACATTCGGAACTCTTGCCGCACGCGCCGCGATTCGTGATATTGGCAGAGTGCTGGGAATGCAGCCGCAGCTTGTGGATCGGGTAGCAAAATTGGTGCCGCAAGCTTTGGGGATCACCATTCAGCAGGCAATGGTGCAGGAACATAGGCTTAAGGAATTATATGAACAAGATGCCTCTGTGCGTCAATTGCTGGAAGTGGCAAAGCGGGTGGAAGGTCTTCCACGGCATACATCGACACATGCAGCAGGTGTTGTCATTTCCGATCATCCTCTGACAGATTACACTCCATTACAGCCGGGTGCAGAAGCTGGATTTCTGACTCAATACGCCATGGAGTCGATCGAAAACATCGGTTTGTTAAAAATGGATTTTCTCGGTCTCAAGACATTGTCGGTGATTCAGCAAACATTGCGCTGGGTTGAAAAGAGAACAGGCATTCCTTTGCGAGAACAGCAAATCCCGGATGATGATCCATTGGCTTTCGATCTTTTGGGCAAAGGCGACACGGATGGTTGTTTTCAATTGGAATCATTTGGTGTAAAACACGTACTGCGTGAGCTGAAACCAAATTGTCTGGAAGATATTATCGCAGTCATTTCTCTCTATCGTCCGGGGCCGATGGAAAACATCGAAACATTCATAAAAGCCAAACACGGTCAAATCCCCATTCGATTTCCGCATCCGAGCTTGGAACCGATCTTGAAAGATACGTATGGAATTCTGATATATCAGGAACAAATCATGCAAATCGCAGCACATATGGCAGGATTTTCCCTTGGGCAGGCGGATTTGTTGCGGCGGGCGGTCGGCAAGAAAAAACGGGAGATTCTCGATGAGCAGCGGCAAAAGTTTGTGGAAGGATGTTTGCTGCAGGGATATGATGAGGCAACATCCCAGATGGTATATGATCTGATCGTACGTTTTGCCGATTACGGATTCAACCGTTCTCATGCAGCAGCATATGCGGTTTTGGCATATCGAACCGCATATTTAAAAGCAAATCACGCAAAGGAATTCATGGCTGCATTATTGACAAACGTATTGCAGTCGCAATCAAAGACGAGCCAGTACATCGATGATTGCAAACAGCGAGGCATTGCCGTTTTGCCTCCTGATATCAACCGCAGTGAAGAGGGATTCACACCTGAACCGGACGGGATCCGGATCGCTTTGGCTGTCATCAAGCATATTGGTTCACAGACGATTCAGGCAATCCTGAAAGTCAGAGAGGAACGGCCTTTCGCATCCCTATATGATTTTGTCGAGCGTATGGAAACGCGCCATTTGAACAAACGCGTTTTAGAAGTATTGATCCAGTCGGGGACGATGGACGCGATCATACCATCGCGGAAGGCGGCAATCGGCATCTTGGATGATTTGCTGGAAGCTGTTCAAAAACGGCGGAAAGGCCGTGGACAGATGGATTTATTCGCATGGGAAGCACCGCAGCAGTCAACTTTGGAAAGGGATTTTCCCTATTTGCATAGCGAGGAATTTTCAGAAGCGGAACGTATAGCGATGGAATATGAAACGACCGGTCTGTATATCACAGGACATCCGTTAGATTCGGTGCAGGAACAATTGGCACAACATTGTACACACCTGATTCGCGATGTATCCGGATGTTATGGACAAACTGTGGCGATTGGCGGACGAATCACTTCGGTTAAATTTGTTATGACAAAAAAGCAACAAAAAATGTGCTTCTTTCAGTTGGAAGATCGGACAGGACAAATCGAATGTATTTTGTTTCCAGACTCCATGCTGAAAAACCAGGATGTATTAGCCCGAGGTTCTTTTTGTGCATGCAAAGGAAGGGTACAAGGCCAAGACGGTGAATATAAAGTACATGTATCATCGATTGCGTGTATTGACGCCAATTCTTCGGGTGCAACACATCTTGTTTCTGACGAACGCATTCACATGGACAGACAGCATTCGGAGAATGAACGGGGCACTCATAAGCCCGAGGAATCTCTTTTTATCCGCATGGAAAATGACTCGGTTCCGCTTGCCCAAAAGCTGCGGGAGCTTTTGCGCAAATATCCCGGAAACCATCCGGTGATTCTCGTGCATTCCAATCCGCGGCGGGTGATTCAACTGCCAGATGAATTTCAAGTTTGCAGGTCAGAGGAAATGGTGTTGCACATCGGGAAGATTGTGGGAGCAGGCAATGTTGCATATGCCAAACGGCCGTAAGAGAGCTTTGTTGCGCCTGGTTTTACATCTATGGTATGATAAAGCTCGAATTTGGGTCAATCTGTTCGTAAGAAGGGGGGACCATAGCATGTGGACAGTGATCTACATCGCACCGAACGCAAAATCGGCAGAACGAATTCAGGATCGACTGACATCTGAAGGTTTCTTGGTCAAAATGCGTGCCTCGAATTTAGCTAAACAGCAATATGAGATATTAGTCCCCGAAACTGAGTTGGATGAGGTGCAAGAAGTTCTCAAAGACATTTTGCATTCCTCACACCGGTAAGCGAGAGGTGAAAGTGTGCTTAAGGACTTGTTTCATAAAAAAACAAAGTATGCGACCATTCAATCGAATGAAATCGCCCGTTCTGCGCAAGACCGGGTAAATTCAGCCCAGCAGGCCCGTGAACAAATACCGGAAGGGCTCATGACAAAATGCAAATCTTGCGGAGAGATTTTATTTACCAAGGAATTGGAAAAAAACCTGAAGACATGTCCGAAATGCGGATATCATTTTCCTGTAACCGCATATGAGCGGATTCAATGGACGTTTGACGATGGACGTATGTTTGAATTTGATACAGGCTTGACAACTGTAAATCCCCTGGATTTTCCAGGGTATGAAGATAAAATTGCAAAAGCCCAAACACTGACGGGGTTGCATGAAGCTGTCGTGACAGGAGAAGGTACGATCGGAGGATTTCCCGTCGTGGCCGGAATTATGGATCAGCGATTTATCATGGCGAGCATGGGATCTGTCGTCGGCGAAAAATTGACGCGCGCCATTGAGAAGGCGATTGTCAAAAAATATCCGTTGATCATATTTTCGGCGTCCGGCGGCGCCCGTATGCAGGAAGGCATTTTTTCCCTGATGCAAATGGCAAAAACAAGCAGTGCACTGGCTCGTCTGGATGATGCCGGACTGCTGTATATTTCGGTTCTTACCAATCCGACGACTGGCGGCGTATCTGCGAGTTTTGCCAGTCTTGGCGACTTGAATATTGCAGAACCGGGCGCTTTGATCGGGTTTGCCGGCAGACGTGTGATTGAACAAACGATTCGCCAAAAACTCCCGGATGATTTTCAGTCTGCCGAGTTTCTATTGAAGCATGGCGGACTTGATAAAGTAGTTCATAGAAAAGAAATGAAAGCAACGCTCGCGAAAATTCTCGAATTACACACGAAAGGCAGTGGAGTATATGGCGGGTGAGTTGCTGTTTGAAAAACCATTATTGGAATTGCGGCAAAAAATTGAAGAATTAAAGAAATTCACGTTGGAAAAAGGCATAGACTTCTCCGATGAAGTGCAAAAGCTGGAACAACGAGCGCATGAGTTGGAACAGCAAATTTATGGCAATTTAACACCGTATCAAAAGTTGCAAATTGCCAGAAGCAATGCGAGACCGACTGCTCTTAACTACATAAATGGCATGTGCAGTGATTTTATCGA
Above is a window of Fodinisporobacter ferrooxydans DNA encoding:
- a CDS encoding DUF3243 domain-containing protein, producing the protein MAHVLENFDKWKEFLGNRVEAAQSAGMNTDKIADVAYQIGGFLSDKVDPKNSQERLLKQMWEVSSPEDRHALARTMVNLVSRDH
- a CDS encoding DNA polymerase III subunit alpha, with translation MFTHLHVHSAYSLLNSTIRIPELIAETKRLGMQAVALTDTSVMYGAVEFYIQAKEAGLQPILGCELQTADASVSSSKHLHALVVLAETYQGYQNLLRLVSKSQCSAKFGIPQLSFDDFAACAKGCIVLTGGRRGRLAQLLASNHVQEAKEWLGKIVQAAGTKNVYVQIEDFGVQGEVDWVLQAVALAKEFGLSVAATNDVHYLAQEDAYLHDVVHAIRTGETLPSHAAPHVLETDQAYLKSAESMTERFAWIPTAIAATMEIAERCKAFALPIGQTIFPKFPVPKDLPAIDYLKRLCLLGAQNRYGNELQEHVIERLKYELEIIERMGFADYFLVVFDFMRFAHENGIVTGPGRGSAAGSLVAYVLQITDVDPLRYGLLFQRFLNPERISWPDIDIDFEYERRHEVIQYVVDRYGSDRVAQIVTFGTLAARAAIRDIGRVLGMQPQLVDRVAKLVPQALGITIQQAMVQEHRLKELYEQDASVRQLLEVAKRVEGLPRHTSTHAAGVVISDHPLTDYTPLQPGAEAGFLTQYAMESIENIGLLKMDFLGLKTLSVIQQTLRWVEKRTGIPLREQQIPDDDPLAFDLLGKGDTDGCFQLESFGVKHVLRELKPNCLEDIIAVISLYRPGPMENIETFIKAKHGQIPIRFPHPSLEPILKDTYGILIYQEQIMQIAAHMAGFSLGQADLLRRAVGKKKREILDEQRQKFVEGCLLQGYDEATSQMVYDLIVRFADYGFNRSHAAAYAVLAYRTAYLKANHAKEFMAALLTNVLQSQSKTSQYIDDCKQRGIAVLPPDINRSEEGFTPEPDGIRIALAVIKHIGSQTIQAILKVREERPFASLYDFVERMETRHLNKRVLEVLIQSGTMDAIIPSRKAAIGILDDLLEAVQKRRKGRGQMDLFAWEAPQQSTLERDFPYLHSEEFSEAERIAMEYETTGLYITGHPLDSVQEQLAQHCTHLIRDVSGCYGQTVAIGGRITSVKFVMTKKQQKMCFFQLEDRTGQIECILFPDSMLKNQDVLARGSFCACKGRVQGQDGEYKVHVSSIACIDANSSGATHLVSDERIHMDRQHSENERGTHKPEESLFIRMENDSVPLAQKLRELLRKYPGNHPVILVHSNPRRVIQLPDEFQVCRSEEMVLHIGKIVGAGNVAYAKRP
- a CDS encoding glutamate decarboxylase, with product MWTVIYIAPNAKSAERIQDRLTSEGFLVKMRASNLAKQQYEILVPETELDEVQEVLKDILHSSHR
- the accD gene encoding acetyl-CoA carboxylase, carboxyltransferase subunit beta, whose product is MLKDLFHKKTKYATIQSNEIARSAQDRVNSAQQAREQIPEGLMTKCKSCGEILFTKELEKNLKTCPKCGYHFPVTAYERIQWTFDDGRMFEFDTGLTTVNPLDFPGYEDKIAKAQTLTGLHEAVVTGEGTIGGFPVVAGIMDQRFIMASMGSVVGEKLTRAIEKAIVKKYPLIIFSASGGARMQEGIFSLMQMAKTSSALARLDDAGLLYISVLTNPTTGGVSASFASLGDLNIAEPGALIGFAGRRVIEQTIRQKLPDDFQSAEFLLKHGGLDKVVHRKEMKATLAKILELHTKGSGVYGG